The region AAATTACTTAGAGAAAAAGGAAGCTGCGGAGAGAGAAGCACAAACAAAGCAAGAACGATTAAACAGAGAGCTTGGCACTTCTTTGTTACTCCAAGCTTTTATGGAACCCTATACGCTCGAGCACGACGAACAGCTGAGAGATTTCATCAAGCATTTAAAAATCACGGTGAACATTGCCTCTGAAGCCGTCGTCTTACCCAAAGAAGTCGACTTTCAAAAAGAGATCCTCTCAAAATTAGGCAACTATACGGCCTTCGGCGGTGCGGCTGTTGGTCTTAAAGCCGACACCAAACTTATCAGCTCCAATGGCAAACTCTCTGGATGGGCCACGACACTCAGTTATGTCTCAGATTTTAAAACGGGGTTTGGGCCCAATGAATTCTTGAACAAAATTTTTACTTTGAAAGCAGCGCTGTCCGTCGTTTCAACGGCGCGCTTGATGTCAATTTTCTCTTCTCAAACATTCCGAAGCGGCCTGACCGCCTTGGCTCAACAGCCCACTGGCCAGGCGCTCAAAAGCTATCCGCTTTGGTGGTTTATGGCCAAGGGCTATTCTACGGCGAACGACACGGGTTCTTTTTTTAATCGCTTAGTCCAAACTGTTGTACGACGAATTGGGGGGCAAACTACACCGATGCCCCCAGGCCCTGGAGGAAGAGGGCCCATTAAGGTTCCTCTTCCTGGTAAACCAAACCTCGGCGCGGGAATCCCCCCAAGTGGAGGAAGGACCTCGTCACATTCAGGAGTGACGGATCTGTCACAAGCGCGTATCTATGCGCTGAGTACGGCATACAGGTATCTCTCGATAGCTATGTTCGCAGCTGTAACCGTGGAATTCGCTGTGAGTTTGAGCCTATCAAAAAATCACTACGAGCGGCTCGATGCTTTTTCTCAAGTGGGCGGCGCTCTCTTTGCTATTGCTCCACATTACCTGATGGCCTCGTTCACCCGGCCAATTAGCCAAGCAGTGAGCCAAACCGCAGGCGTGGCATTGGAAAACACGGCTATAGCCGCCATCGACTCTGCAGGTTTGACCAACTTTAACAGCCTCATGAATGCGCGTGCGAAAGCCTGGGGTTACACCGTATTTGCACCTGCTGGAATGCCCGACTCTTCGGCAAACGCCAGTTGGCTGAGAAAGGTCCTTTCTCGGGTGTCCGGTGAATCGAGTAAAACAGTTGTGCGGATGGAACAAGTGGCTGGGGAAGCTGCAGCCGCAGCTTCGGCGGAAGGTGTAAAAACCGCCAATGCCAACTGGTTGAAGTCCTTCGTAGCGAAAATTGGTCAAACAGTTTCTCCCGCCTGGGAACCCGTAGGGAAAGTCGTGTCACCAGCCTGGAACTATGTAACCAGTTTTCACTTCCTCTCTCTCATCATAATTAGTGATGCAATTGCTTCGCTCTTTATGAAGTCACCCTTACATCAATTTGGTAGCTGGATAACAGGTGGAGTGTATGACTATTTCTTCGGACCAGAGAGATATGGCCTCGACGAAGACCAGATGCGGATTGTTGCTATCGAGGACACACTAAGTATGTTGCCAGCGCAAGCTACTGAGGGCAGAAATGCCAATCCTCAACAGAGATGGGTTCGCCTGCACCGCATGATCGAAGATGCGAGAGATAATAACTCCATGCTTGAGGGCTACTACACTTCGCTAAATAGCGGACTGAAACAAAAGTTTCCAGTTTTGTTGCCCGGCCGCGGACCGCAAAGCGCAGCCGACATTTCGCGCTTCGCCTACAACGCACTTCAAGTTTACTATCTGATGAACCTTGCTCATTTTAATCAACCCATGAAACATTTGGGCTACCGATTTGCGGGGTATTACAACTATGTCATGAGACAGTCGTATAATCTTTGCAGTCGAACATTTCGTAGTATGCCAGAGCTCGCGAACCAATGCTCTAGCCCCATCAAGATGCCGTTCACCTATAATTTAGACACTGTCGTCAGGACAGAGTAACACTGAGGGGAATTCACATGCCTTCGCGGCGAACAAGAACAACGGCGACGATTTTTAGCTTCAACCGCGTCTTGATCATCTCACTGGCTTTCGTCTCGCATTTCATCACCTCGCTTTTTATCGCTCATGTTGGTTTCGCTCAAGCGAGTAAAAACTCCACCACGCCTCCTCCGCAGCGCTGGGCCAACACAGAAAGAGTTGCACTTGTTATCAATGAAGCATTCTCCGTCGAGCCCTATTATAGGGAATCAATCCCCTTTCTAAGAAGCTGTTCAGAAAGGGGAATACCAAGGATTGATCAGCAGAAACTTTACGATCACACGATTTATCTTAGAGAGAGGTACAACGGCTTACGCTCTGACTGGCTCTACAAACGCGGCCGTGGCGGAGAAACAGACATAAAACAAATCATAGAAGAGATTCACTCCTACAAGACAACTGATGAGACGAATAAGGAGTCCTTTGTCGAGCTAGAAAAAGAACTCGAGTTTCAGAAAGAGCGAATCTGGGATGTGATTCTCTTTAAAGATAAAAAAACTTCTTTTGGATACCTTGCTTGGATTGGTCTGTCGTACTTTCTGTCTAAGCAGCCGTTCGGATACTTAAGCCCGATGAGTGAGACTGGTATTGGTGTCGCAGCCACTAGCGGCCTTGGTCAGTTGGCTACGAAAATGGGTTTGTCGAAAGCCACATCTGCAGCAAGCGCAAAAGTAGCTCAAGCTCTCGCGGAAGCCGGGTGGTTGGGAACTTTCGTTTCAAATACTGGTGGCTTTCTGGGAACAGTTGCGAAAACTATCTTTCATTATAACGCCGCACTTGCTCAATATGTCCCGGCGAGTTGGCTTTCCGGCTTAAAGTTCAACGACTCCCCGTACTTTCCGTCATTTTTAAAGAAACCAGACGGTATTGGTTATGCTGGCATACTTCCCAATATCGAGTTGGTGTATCGGCGTTCCAAAACTTTCAAAGGCCTCATCAAAGAAAAATCAGAAATGAATTCTCTCTACAGCAATCTAGAATTTTTGACTGGTTGCTATTTTTCGAGCTCTCAAAACCTCGCCGCTTATGCGGAAGCGCGTCCAGAGTTCAAAAATCTGAAAGATAAGTACTGGAACACAAAGGGCCAAGCGATTCCGAGCCAACTGACAGACTCTGGTTTCCCAGGTGGGCGCCAAGTTGAGGCTTTTAGCTGTACGCCACTGAGTCCATCAAAAATTCTAGAACTGAGGAGCCTCAAAGAAGACGGTAGGCTAGCCAAAGTGCGCCTCTCTACCGAAGGCATGGAGTTCTACATGTCACAGAAAGTTGTCAGTGAAGGCAGCTTAGCCAAAGGCCTCGAGGAGTTTCTAGAGACCGACAGCTCTGGCAATTACCTTCGGGTCTCTAACATGAGCTTCAGAATTAACGCCAGCCAGGTTCGAACGGATTCAAATGGTTTTTCAGAAATTGCTCCTGTGCCCTTGTTTAAAGGGGATTCGGCATTCCAGTTCAAGGCGGAATCAATAAATCTGCCTACACAGAAAGAGGTTTTGCAAAGTACCTTAGATCTCAATTTTAAGTTCAAGTATGAAATCGAGTTGACTCAAGGATTACCAAAAACCTTTCGGGATAGATCTGAAAACTTAGCTTTCGTGATATCTTCAAATCCGGCACTAAAGCCGAACTCTGGCTACGAATTGGTTGATTCTGCGGAATCTTTTCGCCACTTACTAGTGTGTGCTCCCGCTCGCGTATGGCGCGCCTCTCTTCTTCAGTAACCTTCCCTCAGTAGTTTCCTCAGCATTTTCTTCTTCTCCCTCTAGTCAAGAGACTGGGGTTTTAGCCCCTAGTCAAAATATGACGTGTCTTTTTTTGCCCTTGGTGTAAAATCGCCGTATGCACATCCAAAGATACTTGCGAGAGCCTGTCCTATCAGATTTAAAGAAGAAAATGGTCTTTCTCGGCGGTCCAAGGCAAGTTGGAAAAACCACATTTGCTCAAAATCTTGCTAAAAACTATGGCTATTTGAACTGGGATGAAGCCACTCACAGGGAGAAAATTCTAAAAGGGCAGCTGCCTACTAGTAAGCTTCTCGTGCTTGACGAGCTACACAAATATCGTCAATGGAGAAACTGGATTAAAGGTAAGTTTGACACCCTTAAAGACAAGCATGAGTTTCTTGTTACTGGCAGCGCTCGCTTAGATCTTTATCGATTCAGCGGCGACTCTTTGCAGGGAAGGTACTTCTATTATCGAATGCATCCCCTTTCGGTAAAGGAATTAGAGATAACTACGAAATCCGATTTTAGCAGCTTGCTGCAATTTAGTGGTTTTCCAGAGCCTTTCTTTGCTCAAAGTGAAAAGGAATACAGAAGATGGAGCCGCGACTATCGTACGCGATTTTTTCGTGACGATCTCACTCCGATTGAAACGGTGTCAGATATTGGATCTCTGGAACTCCTTATGCTACGACTTCCGCAGTTGGTTGGAAGTCCACTTTCGATCAACTCGATTAGAGAAGATCTTCAGAAAAGTCATAAGACTGTTTCGCGTTGGTTGGATATTTTCGAACGCTTGTATGGAATCTTTCGCCTAAGCCCGTTCGGTGCCAGCCGCATTCGAGCCGTGAAGAAAGAGCAAAAGCATTACCACTTTGACTGGGCACTATGTGAGGAACCTGGCAAGAAACTTGAGAATCTGGTGGCATGTCATCTTTTAAAGGCGGTTCATTTTTTAACTGACTCAGAGGGCATAGATGGCGAGTTAAGATATTTTCGAGACTCTGATGGTCGCGAAGTTGATTTTGTTATGATCGAGAACAGCAAGCCGAAATACTTTGTTGAAGTCAAAAACTCCGCTAAAGAAGTTAGTTCTCATTTAATCTACCTAAAAAGAAAATTCCCAGGCGCTCAAGCCTTTCAGGTCCATACCGATCCCCGAAGCGACTACATCAATGCTGATGGAATTCGAGTATGCCCAGCCTGGAAGTTTTTAGCGGATCTCCCAGTATAGTTAAAATCTTCAGATTGCGAGTGGGACGGCAAGCACACAACAAAAGTTTTTTGGAGCCGTTCATATTTGCTAGTTAGGAGCCTCTTAGAAGGTACCAGATACTAGGCCGCAGCTTCCAATTCGACTGCAAGCGTAGTCATACTACGCTGGAAGGAGAAATGGAGGCGAGAACGACGTAGATGGTACCTTATAAGAGGCGATCAAGTGTGGTGGTGAAGGGATTCGTGCAACCTCGGATCCCCTATCGGCACAATCGCATGACTCTCAAGAAACCTTCCGACCATCAACAGGAACAAACCTAAAAAGCCTGCGAAGAGCCCTATCTCCCAGAGTGGAAGCACAGGGGACTCATGGAAGTTCGGATAAATTAACCAGTAAAGATCTACCATCTGCATAATGACCATCAACACACAAACACGAACCAAATGGGACATGTCTCTCTTAGCCGCGCGAGGTAGAAGTGCGAAGAAAGGCACAGCGAACTTTAAAATGGGAAGGCTTAGGGAGACACCCATCCAGCCACCATGAGACCTGTGCAAAAAGAAAGCTGTTTCTTCGGGAATGTTTGCGTACCAAATAAGCATGAACTGAGAAAACGCAATGTACGCGTAAAATACAGTGAAGGCGAATAGGAACTTAGCGAGATCATGCATGTGTTCGTCGGTAACATAGCCATCAAGCAATCCTCTTTTTCTCAGCGATAAAGTAATCAAGATAATAAATGAAAGCGTCGACTGAAAAAGACCCGAAAAAGTGTAAACTCCAAAAATTGTGCTGTACCAAAGCGGATCCAAACTCATTAGATAATCAACGCTGAAAAGACTGTAAGTAAGTGCAAAAAGAATGAGAAAGCCGATAGAAAACTTAAGATTTCGATGAGTCAGATTGACGTCACCTGTTTGATCTTGCTTCACGCTCGAGCCTACAATAAGCCGCGCGAACAAAAACCATATGGCAGCAAAGATTAAGGTTCGGATAGAAAAGAAGCCTGAGTTAAGATACGCGGCTTTTTTGTAAACAAGTTCGTTAGCAGCCACAAACCCAGAATCCATCCACGGAAAAAGTGACTTGGCTCCATAGAATGTGACCGCAAGAATAGCTACACTTCCCACCACTAAATAACTTGTTAGGCTCTCTGCGATTCGCCGAACCACAACACTCCAGCCGGCCTTTGTAACGTACTGTATGCTTACGAAAAAAAGCCCACCCACTGCTAAACTTATAAAGAAAAACGAATTCAGTAAGAAGGCTTGCCAAATGCGGTCGGAGTTTGTCTGAAGCCCCATCAAAAATGTAATGACGCCGATGAAAAGCCCTACCCAGATCATGCGATTCCAAAGCACGGATCTTTTGAAAGGTTTTACTGCGGCCACAGCCTGATTAGAATTTGCTGCCATGGGATTCCTCTTCTTCGAAAAGTTATTTCACTGCTTGCTTCGACTGCATTTCACGAATGTATTGAACTATGGCCCAACGATCTTCCTCATTAGTGACCTGGGATTCATAAGAACCCATTAAACCGCGTCCACATC is a window of Bdellovibrionales bacterium CG10_big_fil_rev_8_21_14_0_10_45_34 DNA encoding:
- a CDS encoding molybdopterin oxidoreductase is translated as MAANSNQAVAAVKPFKRSVLWNRMIWVGLFIGVITFLMGLQTNSDRIWQAFLLNSFFFISLAVGGLFFVSIQYVTKAGWSVVVRRIAESLTSYLVVGSVAILAVTFYGAKSLFPWMDSGFVAANELVYKKAAYLNSGFFSIRTLIFAAIWFLFARLIVGSSVKQDQTGDVNLTHRNLKFSIGFLILFALTYSLFSVDYLMSLDPLWYSTIFGVYTFSGLFQSTLSFIILITLSLRKRGLLDGYVTDEHMHDLAKFLFAFTVFYAYIAFSQFMLIWYANIPEETAFFLHRSHGGWMGVSLSLPILKFAVPFFALLPRAAKRDMSHLVRVCVLMVIMQMVDLYWLIYPNFHESPVLPLWEIGLFAGFLGLFLLMVGRFLESHAIVPIGDPRLHESLHHHT
- a CDS encoding AAA family ATPase; translation: MHIQRYLREPVLSDLKKKMVFLGGPRQVGKTTFAQNLAKNYGYLNWDEATHREKILKGQLPTSKLLVLDELHKYRQWRNWIKGKFDTLKDKHEFLVTGSARLDLYRFSGDSLQGRYFYYRMHPLSVKELEITTKSDFSSLLQFSGFPEPFFAQSEKEYRRWSRDYRTRFFRDDLTPIETVSDIGSLELLMLRLPQLVGSPLSINSIREDLQKSHKTVSRWLDIFERLYGIFRLSPFGASRIRAVKKEQKHYHFDWALCEEPGKKLENLVACHLLKAVHFLTDSEGIDGELRYFRDSDGREVDFVMIENSKPKYFVEVKNSAKEVSSHLIYLKRKFPGAQAFQVHTDPRSDYINADGIRVCPAWKFLADLPV